The Candidatus Limnocylindrales bacterium genome has a segment encoding these proteins:
- a CDS encoding DnaJ domain-containing protein: MGYLTRRISTLLKSNLNHWIDKVWRTGWDIDPDWEDLLNENETKQTGQDQQQKQKRRQQAQAPTGSSLPDYYEILEVHYKASPEVIEKAYKALAAKYHPDKQPPHQRAWAEAKMKQINEAYSYLRDPKKRREYDAKRGYSAG, translated from the coding sequence ATGGGCTACTTAACACGGCGTATATCGACACTTTTAAAATCCAATCTGAACCATTGGATTGATAAAGTTTGGAGGACAGGATGGGATATAGATCCAGATTGGGAGGATCTCCTCAACGAAAATGAAACCAAACAAACCGGGCAGGATCAGCAGCAAAAGCAGAAGAGACGGCAACAGGCACAGGCCCCAACAGGTTCCTCTTTACCGGATTATTATGAAATATTAGAAGTTCACTACAAAGCGAGTCCGGAGGTTATCGAAAAAGCCTATAAAGCTCTGGCCGCCAAGTATCATCCTGATAAGCAACCACCCCATCAAAGGGCCTGGGCAGAAGCTAAAATGAAGCAGATCAACGAGGCCTATTCCTACCTACGGGATCCTAAGAAACGAAGGGAATATGATGCGAAACGTGGATATTCAGCAGGATAA
- the guaA gene encoding glutamine-hydrolyzing GMP synthase gives MMRNVDIQQDKIAILDFGSQYSQLIARRVRESQVYCEILPFNVPAQRLREYRGIILSGGPASVYEPDAPLCDKALFSLNVPILGVCYGMQLIAHLLQGEVVRATKREYGKAELFFDSSEEFFQGIQAPSTTVWMSHGDQIVRLPEDFISIAHTDNAPYAAIKHRTRPIFGVQFHPEVVHTVQGRQMLKNFLFEICHCTPGWTMSSFIQQTLEKIKAQVGSQKVLCALSGGVDSSVAAVLTHKAVGDQLTCIFVNNGLLRKGEVEKVLNTFEKGFNMNLRYIDASDRFLAKLKGIIEPEQKRKIIGEEFIRIFEEEAGKMGGIRFLVQGTLYPDVIESVSIKGPSATIKSHHNVGGLPAQMNFELIEPLRELFKDEVRMVGEKLGLPEEIVWRQPFPGPGLAIRVLGEVTPERLDLVRSADEIVVHEIQKAGLYKQIWQSFAVLLPIKSVGVMGDSRTYEYVLAIRAVYSLDGMTADWVPLPYELLGKISNRIINEVRGINRVVYDISSKPPSTIEWE, from the coding sequence ATGATGCGAAACGTGGATATTCAGCAGGATAAGATTGCGATCTTAGATTTTGGTTCCCAATACAGCCAGCTCATTGCCCGGCGGGTTCGGGAAAGTCAGGTCTATTGCGAAATTCTTCCATTTAATGTCCCGGCCCAACGGCTTAGAGAATATAGAGGAATTATCCTGTCAGGAGGCCCGGCCAGCGTCTATGAACCGGATGCCCCTCTGTGTGATAAGGCCCTTTTTTCGCTTAACGTCCCGATTCTGGGAGTTTGTTATGGCATGCAACTGATCGCCCATCTATTACAGGGAGAAGTGGTTCGGGCTACAAAACGGGAGTACGGAAAAGCGGAGTTATTTTTTGATAGCTCCGAGGAATTTTTTCAGGGCATCCAGGCTCCATCCACGACGGTATGGATGAGCCATGGGGATCAAATTGTCAGGCTTCCAGAGGATTTTATCTCCATAGCCCATACCGACAACGCTCCCTATGCAGCCATCAAACATCGAACCCGGCCTATCTTTGGAGTTCAATTCCATCCAGAAGTCGTTCATACCGTTCAGGGTCGCCAGATGCTTAAAAATTTCCTCTTTGAAATCTGTCATTGTACGCCCGGTTGGACCATGAGTTCCTTTATCCAACAGACTCTAGAAAAGATAAAAGCACAGGTCGGATCCCAGAAAGTCCTGTGCGCTTTGAGTGGAGGGGTAGATTCCTCGGTAGCAGCAGTTTTAACCCATAAAGCCGTAGGAGATCAGTTGACCTGTATTTTTGTGAACAACGGGTTGCTCCGTAAAGGTGAGGTAGAAAAGGTTTTAAATACCTTTGAAAAAGGTTTTAACATGAACCTGCGTTACATCGATGCCTCGGATCGATTCTTAGCGAAGTTAAAAGGCATCATAGAGCCGGAGCAAAAGCGGAAGATCATCGGAGAGGAATTTATTCGAATCTTTGAAGAAGAGGCCGGAAAGATGGGAGGAATTCGATTTTTGGTCCAGGGAACCCTTTATCCCGACGTGATTGAAAGTGTCTCTATTAAAGGACCTTCAGCAACTATCAAATCCCACCATAACGTGGGGGGGCTTCCTGCCCAGATGAATTTTGAATTGATAGAACCTCTCCGGGAGCTTTTTAAAGATGAGGTCCGGATGGTTGGAGAAAAATTAGGCCTACCGGAAGAAATTGTCTGGCGACAGCCCTTTCCGGGTCCTGGACTGGCCATTCGTGTTTTGGGAGAAGTTACTCCAGAACGATTAGATCTGGTCCGATCAGCCGATGAAATCGTGGTTCATGAGATCCAAAAAGCCGGACTCTACAAACAGATCTGGCAATCCTTTGCGGTCTTATTACCGATTAAATCGGTGGGAGTCATGGGAGATAGCCGGACTTATGAGTATGTACTGGCCATCCGAGCCGTTTATAGCCTGGATGGAATGACCGCCGACTGGGTTCCACTCCCTTATGAGCTTCTGGGAAAAATTTCTAACCGTATTATCAATGAAGTCCGGGGAATTAATCGGGTCGTCTATGATATTAGCTCAAAACCCCCCAGTACCATCGAATGGGAATAG